Proteins co-encoded in one Planctomycetaceae bacterium genomic window:
- a CDS encoding metallophosphoesterase family protein, whose protein sequence is MKIGIVSDIHEDVDRLASALGLFAVIGVERIVCLGDVFENGKRLDEAIGLLQSVAAAGVWGNHELGFCVGNPSDVVMRFDVGIRRFFRTFRGSLEIGGFHFSHGMPHWDATDPCDYYTGEPPWNMAAVKKVFARFPHQVFLMGHCHRWYLTNGHGDIPVSGLDPIEFRSGERYLVVVNAVVNGWCAVLDTDANMLTPHSVG, encoded by the coding sequence ATGAAGATTGGTATTGTCAGTGACATCCACGAAGACGTTGACCGTCTGGCATCTGCTTTGGGCCTGTTTGCAGTCATTGGTGTTGAGCGAATTGTGTGTCTCGGTGACGTATTTGAGAACGGAAAGCGTCTGGATGAGGCAATTGGGTTGCTTCAGTCTGTTGCCGCGGCAGGCGTGTGGGGAAACCACGAGCTGGGCTTTTGCGTCGGGAATCCGTCAGACGTCGTGATGCGGTTCGATGTCGGTATCAGGCGATTTTTCCGGACGTTTCGCGGATCGCTTGAGATTGGTGGCTTTCATTTCTCCCACGGGATGCCTCATTGGGACGCGACAGACCCATGTGATTACTACACGGGTGAACCGCCCTGGAATATGGCTGCTGTGAAAAAGGTGTTTGCCAGGTTTCCCCATCAGGTGTTCCTGATGGGGCATTGCCACAGGTGGTATCTCACGAACGGGCATGGCGACATTCCGGTTTCCGGACTGGATCCAATCGAGTTCCGGTCAGGTGAGCGGTATCTGGTCGTCGTGAACGCAGTCGTTAATGGCTGGTGTGCCGTTCTGGACACCGATGCAAACATGCTCACGCCGCATTCGGTCGGGTGA
- a CDS encoding sigma-70 family RNA polymerase sigma factor: protein MVSQSLPNQYLADPDVQLMLRVSTGNPSEVDAAFGELVLRYQNRLIGFFFHMLHDRTVAEDLAQDVFMRVFKARERYEPTARFSTWLFRIAHNLASNQKRGRTRRREVSLSTKDSGGHEIGAEADILPEKSALMPARLLDSKEMQDVVRDALDDLGERQKMAVLLHKFEGMSYHDIGEVMDLNVVAVKSLLARARGKLKEALEKYV from the coding sequence TTGGTTTCTCAGTCACTTCCGAACCAATATCTGGCCGATCCCGACGTGCAGCTCATGCTGCGGGTTTCGACAGGCAATCCGTCTGAAGTTGATGCTGCTTTCGGCGAGCTGGTCCTGCGGTACCAGAATCGGCTGATCGGCTTCTTTTTCCACATGCTGCACGATCGGACAGTCGCCGAAGACCTGGCGCAGGACGTTTTCATGCGGGTGTTTAAGGCTCGGGAACGCTACGAACCGACGGCGCGGTTTTCGACCTGGCTGTTTCGGATCGCTCACAATCTGGCCAGCAATCAGAAGCGGGGAAGAACGCGGCGGCGCGAGGTTTCGCTTTCGACGAAAGACTCCGGCGGGCACGAAATCGGAGCCGAAGCCGATATTTTGCCGGAAAAATCGGCACTTATGCCCGCCAGACTGCTTGATTCCAAAGAGATGCAGGATGTCGTTCGCGATGCCCTTGATGATCTGGGTGAACGCCAGAAGATGGCCGTTTTGCTGCACAAGTTTGAAGGGATGAGCTACCACGACATCGGCGAAGTCATGGACCTGAATGTGGTTGCCGTGAAATCGCTTCTGGCGCGGGCTCGTGGAAAGCTGAAGGAAGCTCTGGAAAAATACGTCTGA
- a CDS encoding zeta toxin family protein, translated as MTSHRSSASTSSELRDVSPQSQSPDDRPAIHIIAGPNGAGKTTFAEQYLPSLANCFEFLNADLIAAGLSPYSPDQQNLRAGSLMLERMRELVAKRTTFAFETTLSGRSYLRMIPLWRTAGYQVRIYFLYLPSAEIAVSRVRVRVEQGGHQIPETDIRRRYVRGLENFFRRYHSIVDTWRLYDSSSMPPRLIAMCLQGQISFVDGDRFRAIRQAADSPE; from the coding sequence ATGACAAGCCACCGCTCTTCCGCTTCAACCTCAAGCGAGCTGCGTGACGTGAGTCCTCAGTCACAGAGCCCGGACGACAGGCCCGCCATTCACATCATCGCCGGGCCGAACGGAGCAGGAAAAACGACGTTTGCTGAACAGTACCTTCCCAGCCTGGCGAATTGTTTCGAATTTCTCAACGCCGACCTGATTGCCGCGGGTTTGTCGCCGTATTCGCCCGATCAACAGAACCTGCGCGCCGGGTCACTGATGCTGGAAAGAATGCGTGAACTTGTTGCAAAGAGAACAACATTCGCCTTTGAAACCACGCTTTCCGGAAGAAGTTACCTTCGCATGATTCCACTTTGGAGGACTGCGGGATATCAGGTTCGAATCTACTTTCTTTACCTGCCGAGCGCTGAGATCGCCGTCAGTCGTGTCCGCGTTCGAGTCGAACAAGGTGGCCATCAGATTCCGGAAACCGATATTCGGCGTCGGTACGTGAGAGGCCTCGAAAACTTTTTCAGGCGATATCATTCAATCGTCGACACGTGGAGGCTGTATGATTCCTCTTCTATGCCACCCCGGCTGATTGCGATGTGCCTGCAGGGTCAGATCAGTTTCGTGGATGGCGACCGGTTTCGTGCGATTAGGCAAGCGGCAGACAGTCCGGAATGA
- a CDS encoding HEAT repeat domain-containing protein, producing the protein MSAVTEPIVCRVPDATRRLTTMIGALVLLTAAMDANACAGEFEEEAQRLAQALSTAEKNGDGAGVILHRLAEIGPEASAQSSVLLNYLIDGSEEFPMVDEVIHVFASMGGEGIEPVRKALRHRINADGDTEIDNPIPEAATLEFFYMQPRLVKETLEHELGKQPLRWPAWTRDVELLRYFVLHDIEPDVAFATLSEMALDGTSQYGYESGYAMTDLYSRANQVIPVLRADLDNADPYQRLKALRQLSIADREGTTIVPQLVAALNDREREPGTFGSRVNHEAASLLALRAHQAAPFEHEIIAALERASTDEDDAFVVENLAFVLATIKSKMSLPLLKRLFVEQLEKKLPRKRDRLCVALAGAIARLEPGSASEAFLVEILTDANRSSDASRGQFGGVPTDRELAARALGLLDHPRASSLAAMRTAMDDRTESGRPTSMAKSAAWAIACHDRSDNKCIEVLDGCGEIEPLDKYSPCYRQAPDTIVDVLGSRIEAFLPDLYSRVPMYSARGTMAVEILNAGFDRDSALTVRIVEIAFADLEAADRDEETWSANAINALSVLAPHLQPAVPKIKAYLKSDNHVVRTEAAHLLGQIRSRPEICVPALVDALNDDRVFVRETAAWALGEFGTDAVDAIKALKACNDDEYKSVRRSSLASIAKIASHVTE; encoded by the coding sequence ATGAGTGCAGTCACGGAGCCAATTGTCTGCCGAGTGCCGGACGCAACGCGAAGGCTCACCACGATGATAGGTGCGTTGGTACTGCTGACTGCCGCGATGGATGCGAACGCCTGCGCAGGTGAATTCGAAGAGGAAGCACAGCGGCTCGCTCAGGCTCTTTCGACGGCAGAAAAGAATGGGGACGGTGCGGGGGTAATACTGCACCGACTCGCAGAAATCGGCCCGGAAGCGTCCGCTCAGAGTTCTGTGCTGCTCAATTATCTGATCGACGGATCGGAAGAATTTCCGATGGTCGATGAAGTCATCCACGTCTTCGCCAGCATGGGCGGTGAGGGCATCGAGCCGGTGCGAAAAGCGTTGCGTCATCGAATCAACGCCGATGGTGACACAGAAATCGACAACCCGATTCCGGAAGCTGCAACTCTTGAGTTCTTCTACATGCAGCCCAGACTTGTTAAGGAAACGCTCGAACACGAACTTGGCAAGCAACCTTTGCGGTGGCCCGCGTGGACGCGAGACGTCGAGCTATTGAGATACTTCGTACTCCACGATATTGAGCCGGACGTTGCGTTCGCGACATTGTCGGAGATGGCGCTCGATGGCACCTCGCAATACGGTTATGAATCCGGATATGCGATGACCGATCTCTACTCAAGAGCCAATCAGGTAATCCCTGTTCTCAGGGCAGACCTCGATAACGCCGACCCTTATCAGCGACTGAAAGCGCTACGGCAGCTTAGCATTGCCGACCGCGAAGGAACGACGATCGTCCCACAGCTCGTTGCCGCGTTGAACGACCGTGAGCGGGAACCCGGGACGTTCGGAAGTCGCGTGAACCATGAAGCGGCATCTCTACTGGCCCTGCGCGCTCACCAGGCCGCGCCATTTGAGCATGAAATCATCGCTGCTCTCGAACGCGCCTCGACTGACGAAGATGATGCATTCGTCGTCGAGAATCTGGCGTTCGTCCTGGCGACCATTAAGTCGAAAATGTCGCTGCCGTTGCTCAAACGACTCTTCGTCGAACAACTGGAAAAAAAGCTCCCGAGGAAACGTGATCGGCTGTGTGTGGCGCTGGCAGGTGCGATTGCCAGACTGGAACCTGGCAGCGCGTCGGAGGCGTTCCTTGTCGAGATCCTGACCGACGCGAACCGCAGTTCTGATGCGAGTCGCGGACAATTCGGTGGGGTCCCGACAGACAGGGAATTGGCTGCGCGCGCCCTGGGGTTACTCGATCATCCGCGAGCAAGCTCCCTTGCCGCGATGCGGACGGCCATGGATGACAGAACCGAATCCGGACGTCCGACGTCGATGGCAAAGAGTGCCGCCTGGGCCATCGCGTGTCATGATCGGTCCGACAACAAATGTATCGAGGTGCTTGATGGTTGCGGCGAAATCGAGCCGCTGGATAAATATTCACCGTGTTATCGTCAGGCCCCGGACACGATTGTCGATGTTCTGGGATCGCGCATCGAGGCTTTTCTGCCTGACCTGTACAGCAGGGTGCCGATGTATAGCGCGCGGGGCACGATGGCTGTCGAAATTCTTAACGCCGGCTTCGATCGCGACTCGGCATTGACCGTCCGAATTGTGGAGATCGCGTTCGCAGACCTGGAAGCGGCCGACAGGGACGAAGAAACCTGGAGTGCTAATGCCATCAATGCACTGAGCGTTCTTGCTCCACATTTGCAACCCGCCGTCCCAAAGATCAAAGCGTACCTGAAGTCTGACAATCACGTGGTCCGCACGGAAGCAGCGCATCTGCTTGGGCAAATCCGATCGCGGCCGGAAATCTGTGTGCCGGCGCTGGTCGACGCACTGAACGACGACCGTGTTTTCGTCCGTGAGACGGCTGCATGGGCATTGGGTGAATTTGGTACCGATGCCGTTGATGCCATCAAAGCACTGAAAGCCTGCAACGACGACGAATACAAATCCGTTCGACGTTCGTCACTTGCATCGATTGCGAAGATTGCTTCGCATGTAACCGAATGA
- a CDS encoding dihydroorotase: MKTLIRNASVVLPDSVEPVSVLIDGDRIASIDAPSTAQADEIVEAAGLYLIPGIIDDQVHFRDPGLTHKEDLATGSHACAKGGVTTFLEMPNTKPATITVDALHDKLALAATKCVVNYGFYIGATPDNVAELKAAKRTPGIKIFIGSSTGNLLVDQQEALERIFAETTLSICAHCEDEATVKANADRLGGGSKYADHSRIRDHAAALIATKRAVELAERHNHRFHVLHVSTAQEADFLRTTSDLITAEVCPHHLFFNIDDYDRLGSLVQMNPSIKTSADNAALWDALLDGTIEVIATDHAPHTMEEKDQPYPKSPSGLPAVENSLALLLNEVHRGRCKISQVVKWMSEAPARVWNIRNKGRIAEGFDADLVLVDLNKTQTIRNEDQLTKSGWSPWHGTELTGWPVRTWVMGQTVFQNGRVDTSVRGREAAYVR; the protein is encoded by the coding sequence ATGAAGACTCTGATCCGAAACGCGTCCGTTGTTCTTCCGGACAGTGTCGAGCCGGTGAGCGTCCTGATTGACGGCGACCGGATTGCCTCGATCGATGCGCCTTCCACAGCGCAGGCGGATGAAATCGTGGAAGCGGCCGGTCTGTACCTGATTCCCGGAATCATCGATGACCAGGTGCATTTCCGCGATCCGGGACTGACTCACAAGGAAGATCTGGCCACGGGCAGCCACGCCTGCGCGAAGGGCGGAGTCACCACGTTTCTGGAAATGCCGAATACGAAGCCGGCCACAATCACCGTCGACGCGCTGCACGACAAGCTGGCTCTGGCCGCGACGAAGTGTGTTGTCAATTACGGTTTCTACATCGGAGCGACTCCCGATAACGTCGCCGAACTGAAGGCCGCGAAGCGAACTCCCGGCATCAAGATCTTCATCGGTTCCAGTACGGGAAATCTGCTGGTCGATCAGCAGGAAGCTCTGGAACGAATCTTCGCGGAAACCACGCTGTCGATTTGTGCTCACTGCGAAGACGAAGCCACTGTGAAAGCCAACGCCGACCGACTGGGCGGCGGCTCGAAGTACGCTGACCACAGCCGGATTCGTGATCACGCGGCCGCACTGATCGCGACGAAGCGAGCCGTCGAATTGGCCGAACGCCACAACCACCGGTTTCACGTTCTGCACGTTTCGACGGCGCAGGAAGCTGACTTCCTGCGAACAACCAGCGACCTGATCACCGCTGAAGTCTGCCCGCACCATTTGTTCTTCAACATCGACGACTACGACCGTCTTGGTTCGCTGGTGCAGATGAATCCGTCGATCAAGACGTCCGCTGACAACGCCGCACTGTGGGACGCTTTGCTGGACGGAACAATCGAAGTCATCGCCACCGACCACGCTCCGCACACGATGGAGGAAAAGGATCAGCCGTACCCGAAATCACCATCCGGCCTGCCGGCCGTGGAGAATTCCCTGGCGCTTCTGCTGAACGAAGTCCACCGCGGCCGCTGCAAGATTTCGCAGGTTGTGAAATGGATGAGCGAAGCGCCCGCGCGAGTCTGGAACATCCGCAACAAAGGCCGCATCGCCGAAGGCTTCGATGCGGACCTGGTACTTGTCGATCTGAACAAGACGCAGACCATTCGCAATGAAGATCAGCTGACAAAAAGCGGCTGGAGTCCCTGGCACGGCACGGAACTGACCGGCTGGCCCGTCAGAACCTGGGTGATGGGCCAGACCGTGTTCCAGAATGGCCGAGTCGACACTTCGGTTCGCGGACGTGAAGCGGCGTATGTCAGATAA
- a CDS encoding sulfatase, whose product MIRPATALLCFFIASSVAAAERLPNVVVIFMDDMAYADIGPFGATAYPTPNLDRMADEGRVFTDFYVTQAVCSASRAGLLTGCYNVRVGILGALGPAATHGIHEDEVTIAEICKQKGYATACYGKWHLGHHRKFLPLQHGFDDYFGLPYSNDMWPYHPEVLHLSMEERLKRWPHLPLIDGNEIINPQMTATDQEQLTTQYTEHAVQFIDENHDKPFFLYVPHSMVHVPLYVSDKFKGKSGAGLFADVMMEVDWSVGQILDAIRKHDLQNDTLVIFTSDNGPWLSYGDHAGSAGPLREGKGTMFDGGCRESCVMWWPGKIPAGTECHIPAMTIDILPTVAHLIGAELPAHPIDGKNIWPLMAGEDGASSPQEAYFLYYGRQLQAVRSGRWKLHFPHQYRTLSGRPGGTGGKPVAYSQAEIGLALFDMEADAGETTNVASDHPDVVARLSKLADSMRQELGDEGIPGTGQRPAGQL is encoded by the coding sequence ATGATCCGACCTGCAACTGCTCTGCTCTGCTTCTTCATCGCTTCGTCGGTCGCCGCTGCCGAACGCCTGCCGAACGTTGTCGTCATCTTTATGGACGACATGGCATACGCGGACATCGGGCCGTTCGGAGCGACGGCGTACCCGACTCCGAATCTCGATCGCATGGCTGACGAAGGCCGCGTGTTCACCGACTTCTATGTGACTCAGGCCGTCTGTTCGGCATCGCGAGCCGGGCTGCTGACCGGCTGCTACAACGTGCGAGTCGGCATTCTGGGAGCTCTCGGCCCTGCGGCGACTCACGGTATTCACGAAGACGAAGTCACCATCGCCGAAATCTGCAAACAAAAGGGCTACGCGACGGCCTGCTACGGCAAATGGCATCTGGGTCATCACAGGAAGTTTCTGCCGCTGCAGCACGGCTTCGACGACTACTTCGGCCTGCCGTACAGCAACGACATGTGGCCCTATCATCCGGAGGTTCTGCATCTGTCGATGGAAGAACGACTGAAGCGCTGGCCGCACCTGCCGCTCATCGACGGCAACGAAATCATCAATCCTCAAATGACGGCAACTGACCAGGAACAACTGACGACCCAATACACCGAACACGCCGTTCAGTTTATCGATGAAAACCACGACAAGCCGTTCTTCCTGTACGTGCCGCATAGCATGGTTCACGTGCCGCTTTATGTGTCGGACAAATTTAAAGGCAAAAGCGGCGCCGGGCTCTTTGCCGACGTGATGATGGAAGTTGACTGGTCCGTCGGTCAGATTCTGGACGCGATCCGTAAACACGACCTGCAGAACGATACGCTGGTAATCTTCACGTCGGACAACGGCCCCTGGCTCAGCTATGGCGATCACGCCGGCAGCGCGGGGCCGCTGCGAGAAGGCAAAGGCACGATGTTCGACGGCGGCTGTCGCGAAAGCTGCGTCATGTGGTGGCCGGGGAAAATTCCCGCCGGAACCGAATGCCATATTCCCGCCATGACGATCGATATTCTGCCGACAGTCGCTCATTTGATTGGAGCCGAACTGCCCGCTCATCCGATCGACGGCAAAAACATCTGGCCGCTGATGGCCGGCGAAGACGGTGCTTCGTCCCCTCAGGAAGCCTACTTTCTGTATTATGGCCGACAACTGCAGGCCGTGCGCAGCGGACGCTGGAAGCTGCATTTCCCGCATCAGTATCGAACTCTGTCCGGACGCCCGGGAGGTACCGGAGGCAAGCCGGTTGCCTATTCGCAGGCCGAAATCGGACTGGCCCTGTTCGATATGGAAGCCGACGCCGGCGAAACCACCAACGTTGCCAGCGACCATCCGGACGTTGTCGCCCGTCTTTCAAAGCTGGCCGATAGCATGCGGCAGGAACTCGGCGACGAAGGCATACCGGGCACCGGTCAGCGCCCAGCCGGCCAACTGTAA